The Trinickia acidisoli genome includes a window with the following:
- a CDS encoding hypoxanthine-guanine phosphoribosyltransferase gives MNREEALHIFRHSEEIVSAAEVNASIERMAKAIRAQIGEDFPLLLSVMGGAAVFTGMLLPHLDFPLEFDYIHLTRYRNTTQGSADMQWRVAPAESVKDRVVLVLDDILDEGETMAAIRDRILAMGAKRFLSAVLCEKQIPKAKPLHPDFCGFDVPDRYVFGCGMDAKGYWRNLPAIRALTEGA, from the coding sequence ATGAATCGCGAAGAAGCTCTCCATATCTTTCGCCACTCCGAGGAAATCGTCTCGGCCGCCGAAGTGAACGCCTCGATCGAACGGATGGCGAAGGCCATTCGCGCGCAAATCGGCGAGGACTTTCCGCTGCTGCTGTCGGTAATGGGCGGCGCGGCCGTTTTCACCGGCATGCTGTTGCCCCATCTCGATTTCCCGCTCGAGTTCGACTACATCCACCTGACGCGCTACCGCAACACGACGCAAGGCAGCGCCGACATGCAATGGCGGGTGGCGCCGGCCGAATCGGTGAAGGACCGCGTCGTGCTCGTGCTCGATGACATCCTCGACGAGGGCGAGACGATGGCTGCGATTCGCGACCGCATTCTCGCGATGGGTGCGAAGCGGTTCCTGAGCGCGGTGCTCTGTGAAAAGCAGATCCCGAAAGCCAAGCCGCTGCATCCCGATTTCTGCGGGTTCGACGTGCCCGACCGCTATGTATTCGGCTGCGGCATGGATGCGAAGGGCTACTGGCGCAATCTGCCGGCAATCCGCGCGCTGACCGAAGGCGCGTGA